The Henckelia pumila isolate YLH828 chromosome 2, ASM3356847v2, whole genome shotgun sequence genome includes a window with the following:
- the LOC140878484 gene encoding putative disease resistance RPP13-like protein 1: MAAELLTACIGSAPFAFALERLASFGSYAWNEIKLILGVDDELRKLQRTMFMVQDLVDSVECSPLRFTRGSNAWKTWFEDIKKLSYDADALLDDISLHLSTFGSVGTAERDEVRKIVLSSTTLTLPHDINVLYKKLELLAKEMERLLMIESMKNRFSIVSPIHDFISTSSLIDENNVIGREAEQLACVINLLANEPEMGNFSVMSLVGMAGIGKTTLAKLVYNDDLVNSNFQKKMWVTVSMNFDLIKITKYMIEALTGNSCTLSDLNSVQVLLQESIRGFKFLLVLDDCWTENNDDWDEFYLPLRYGAKGSKIIVTTRSAKVSSSVRSYKTHSLQHLSDKHCWDLMKRRMLFSVEEQENLKSIGKEIAKKCKGLPLAAKTLGSLLSNSGSSEDQWLCILNSKLWNLPEDKIFPALMLSFLHLPPPLQKCFAYCSLFPKNHEFEVEELVLLWMAEGFIRPIEGMRLEDIGSKYFDDLYLRSFFEQDTNARNETVYKMHDLIHDMSQMVSSDICFQVIDMSDDYPLFGNTCHLSMLRDSLNPIHLKASEKNERLRTFLMINKNGADGGLLDNDFFSHLRSLRVLDLTRIGLSEFTISSSKPLKFLRYLNLSENKISRVPNSICHLLVLQTLKLKNCTRITALPEDTKNLSKLRHLDLDIKEQLVHMPPNFGRLTELQALSAFIVGDKKENGIAQISNMNSLRGSLCIKNMDQVTDVADAIEAKLHEKLFLDNLELQWVDLGNVSQGSLEQAQNLQDSVLANLRPHQNLKELAIKKYCGRFYPTWLSDPSRKITRIHLAGLKYCDSLPPLGQLPSLEFFCISNLPVLELIDENFYGTEKFPSLESFEVENMDKLINWEFTNTVDGMPRLQNFRIHGCPSLTNVPINLRSHPNLNISDCPNLAMVLP; encoded by the coding sequence ATGGCTGCTGAGCTTTTAACGGCTTGCATTGGGTCGGCTCCATTTGCGTTCGCATTGGAGAGGTTGGCATCATTCGGGTCGTACGCGTGGAATGAAATAAAACTGATATTGGGTGTTGATGATGAGCTCCGAAAGTTGCAAAGAACTATGTTCATGGTTCAAGATTTGGTAGATAGCGTGGAGTGTAGTCCGTTGAGGTTTACGAGAGGAAGCAATGCTTGGAAAACATGGTTCGAAGATATCAAAAAACTTTCTTACGATGCCGATGCTCTTCTAGATGACATCTCGTTACATCTCTCCACCTTCGGTTCTGTGGGAACCGCTGAAAGAGACGAGGTTCGTAAAATTGTTCTTTCATCAACTACTTTGACGCTACCTCATGACATAAATGTATTGTACAAGAAGTTGGAACTTCTTGCTAAAGAAATGGAGAGACTACTGATGATTGAAAGCATGAAAAATAGATTCAGCATTGTGTCGCCTATACATGACTTTATATCCACTAGTTCACTGATCGATGAGAATAATGTTATTGGGAGGGAAGCTGAACAACTAGCTTGTGTTATCAATTTGCTCGCAAATGAACCAGAAATGGGTAACTTTTCGGTAATGTCGCTAGTGGGGATGGCTGGAATCGGTAAGACAACCCTTGCGAAATTGGTTTACAATGATGATTTGGTAAACTCCAATTTTCAGAAGAAAATGTGGGTCACTGTTTCGATGAACTTTGATTTGATTAAGATCACAAAATATATGATAGAAGCTTTGACAGGGAATAGTTGCACTTTGTCCGACTTGAATTCTGTTCAAGTCCTTCTTCAAGAGTCAATTAGGGGGTTTAAATTTTTGCTTGTCTTGGACGATTGTTGGACTGAAAATAACGATGATTGGGACGAATTTTACCTTCCTTTAAGATATGGTGCCAAAGGAAGTAAAATAATTGTGACCACAAGAAGTGCCAAAGTTTCATCATCTGTTAGATCTTATAAAACACATTCTCTCCAACATTTATCGGACAAGCACTGTTGGGATTTGATGAAACGGAGAATGTTATTCTCCGTAGAGGAACAAGAGAATTTGAAATCTATCGGCAAAGAGATTGCGAAAAAATGCAAAGGTTTGCCTTTGGCTGCCAAGACATTGGGAAGTTTATTGTCAAATTCAGGATCCAGCGAAGACCAGTGGCTTTGTATACTGAACAGTAAGCTGTGGAACTTGCCAGAAGACAAAATATTCCCGGCTTTGATGCTTAGTTTTCTCCATCTTCCCCCGCCGCTACAAAAATGTTTTGCATATTGTTCTCTTTTTCCCAAAAATCACGAGTTTGAAGTTGAGGAACTCGTTCTTTTGTGGATGGCAGAGGGGTTCATCCGACCCATAGAAGGAATGAGATTGGAAGACATAGGAAGCAAGTATTTCGATGATCTTTATTTGAGGTCGTTCTTCGAACAAGATACAAATGCAAGGAATGAAACTGTCTACAAAATGCATGATCTCATCCATGACATGTCACAAATGGTTTCTAGTGATATATGCTTCCAAGTCATTGACATGTCAGATGACTACCCTTTATTTGGAAATACTTGTCACTTGTCGATGCTTCGAGATAGTTTGAATCCAATACATCTGAAGGCCTCGGAGAAAAATGAAAGGTTGAGGACATTTTTgatgatcaataagaatggtgCTGATGGGGGACTGCTAGATAATGATTTTTTCTCCCATTTGCGATCTTTGCGGGTGTTGGATCTGACTCGAATTGGCCTTAGTGAATTCACCATCAGTTCTTCTAAGCCCTTGAAGTTTCTTCGATATCTTAATCTCTCAGAAAACAAGATTTCAAGAGTACCAAACTCCATATGTCATCTTTTGGTTTTACAAACGCTGAAACTCAAAAATTGCACTCGAATTACAGCATTGCCTGAAGACACAAAAAATCTCTCCAAATTACGACATCTGGATTTGGATATAAAAGAACAGCTTGTCCATATGCCACCAAATTTTGGAAGGCTAACTGAACTCCAAGCTCTTTCTGCGTTCATAGTCGGAGACAAAAAGGAAAATGGTATCGCACAAATAAGCAATATGAATTCACTGAGGGGATCACTCTGCATTAAAAACATGGATCAAGTCACAGATGTTGCAGACGCCATTGAGGCCAAGCTGCACGAGAAGCTGTTCTTGGACAATCTCGAGCTACAATGGGTGGATTTGGGAAATGTTTCTCAGGGTTCTCTAGAACAGGCACAAAATCTACAGGATTCGGTTCTCGCAAATCTTCGGCCTCATCAAAATTTGAAAGAATTGGCCATTAAGAAGTATTGTGGAAGATTCTATCCAACTTGGCTCAGTGATCCAAGTCGCAAAATTACGCGCATTCACTTGGCAGGGCTCAAGTATTGTGATAGTCTTCCACCTCTTGGACAGCTTCCTTCCCTAGAGTTTTTTTGTATATCGAATCTGCCTGTTTTGGAGTTGATCGATGAGAATTTTTATGGTACAGAGAAGTTCCCATCATTGGAATCTTTCGAAGTAGAAAACATGGATAAATTGATCAACTGGGAATTCACAAATACAGTTGATGGCATGCCTCGCcttcaaaatttcagaattcatGGTTGCCCAAGTTTGACAAATGTGCCTATAAACTTGAGATCCCATCCGAATTTGAATATCAGTGACTGCCCAAACCTAGCAATGGTGCTTCCATAA